In the genome of Photobacterium sp. TLY01, one region contains:
- the coaD gene encoding pantetheine-phosphate adenylyltransferase, with translation MTTRVIYPGTFDPITNGHQDLIERAAAMFDQVLVGIAFSPSKKPLFDLQERVNLAKAITSHLSNVEVVGFSGLLVDFAREQQATILVRGLRAVSDFEYEFQLANMNRRLMPELETVFLTPAEENSFISSTIVKEVALHKGQVDQFVHPTVAQALKDKLTK, from the coding sequence ATGACAACCCGAGTCATTTACCCTGGTACTTTTGACCCTATCACCAACGGCCATCAGGATCTGATTGAGCGCGCTGCTGCCATGTTCGATCAGGTGCTTGTCGGGATTGCTTTCAGCCCGAGCAAAAAGCCATTATTTGATCTGCAGGAACGAGTGAATCTCGCCAAAGCCATCACCAGTCATCTCAGTAACGTTGAAGTGGTGGGATTTTCCGGACTGCTGGTGGATTTTGCCCGCGAGCAACAGGCAACCATTCTGGTGCGTGGCCTGCGCGCGGTGTCGGACTTTGAATATGAATTTCAGCTGGCGAACATGAACCGCCGCCTGATGCCAGAGCTGGAAACGGTGTTCCTGACCCCGGCTGAGGAAAATTCCTTTATCTCCTCCACCATAGTCAAAGAAGTGGCGCTGCACAAAGGACAGGTGGATCAGTTCGTCCACCCGACTGTGGCTCAGGCGCTGAAAGACAAGCTGACCAAATAA
- the rpmB gene encoding 50S ribosomal protein L28: MSRVCQVTGKRPVTGNNRSHARNATKRRFLPNLQTHRFWVESEKRFVKLRLSAKGMRIIDKKGIDTVLSEMRARGENV; the protein is encoded by the coding sequence ATGTCCCGAGTATGCCAAGTAACTGGTAAACGTCCTGTAACGGGTAACAACCGTTCACACGCACGTAATGCCACCAAGCGTCGTTTTCTGCCGAACCTGCAAACTCATCGTTTCTGGGTAGAAAGCGAAAAACGCTTCGTTAAACTACGTCTTTCTGCGAAAGGCATGCGTATCATTGACAAGAAAGGTATCGATACCGTTCTGTCTGAAATGCGTGCTCGCGGCGAGAACGTTTAA
- a CDS encoding glycosyltransferase family 4 protein, with product MNKHICHVNLATGFSGGEQQTLQLIKEQIRLGYTLSVVANPKSPFAQKAASLGCRMYLTQHFLFNHSAEITRQCQVIHVHEGRAIYWAWIQSKLFRCPYIVTRRIDNPLKDRWLLKKCYTDASATIGLSTAIVDCIHTKVPSQHPYKIPSSPVIYPVSNSEVSTIRTKFAGKFLVIHAGNLLHHKGFDVTIEAARLLEQQASNIHIAILGDGKLRAELESQAKGLTNISFMGKQLNMGDWFEAADLQIHPSYTEGLGSVILEGMKAGLPIVATRAGGIPDIIDHGINGELIPVGSSTQLAEAIARISQDSNLQKQYISAGQEKMNLFDISHTAKQYEAIYNSL from the coding sequence ATGAACAAGCATATCTGTCATGTAAATCTCGCTACAGGCTTCAGTGGTGGCGAACAACAAACCCTACAGCTTATCAAAGAACAGATCAGACTGGGTTATACCTTAAGTGTCGTTGCCAACCCTAAAAGTCCATTCGCTCAAAAAGCGGCCTCACTCGGATGTCGCATGTATTTAACCCAGCACTTTCTTTTTAATCACAGTGCTGAAATAACCAGGCAGTGTCAGGTTATACATGTCCACGAAGGCAGAGCGATTTATTGGGCTTGGATCCAATCCAAACTGTTTAGATGTCCCTATATCGTTACCCGCCGCATCGATAACCCTTTAAAAGACAGATGGCTACTAAAAAAATGCTATACCGATGCCAGTGCAACCATTGGTCTGAGCACAGCTATTGTCGATTGTATTCATACGAAAGTCCCTAGCCAGCATCCATACAAAATTCCCAGCTCACCTGTCATTTATCCAGTGAGTAACAGTGAAGTCAGCACGATTCGCACTAAATTTGCAGGTAAATTTCTTGTCATCCATGCAGGCAACCTGCTTCATCACAAAGGATTTGACGTCACCATTGAAGCTGCGCGTTTACTCGAACAACAAGCCTCCAACATTCATATTGCCATTTTGGGGGACGGCAAGCTGCGGGCTGAACTGGAATCTCAGGCAAAAGGATTAACCAATATCAGCTTTATGGGTAAACAGTTGAATATGGGAGACTGGTTTGAGGCTGCCGATTTGCAAATCCATCCGTCGTACACTGAAGGGCTGGGCTCTGTCATTCTGGAAGGAATGAAAGCGGGCCTCCCTATCGTCGCCACTAGGGCAGGCGGTATTCCAGATATTATCGATCACGGTATAAATGGTGAGCTAATTCCCGTAGGAAGCAGTACACAGCTTGCTGAAGCTATCGCCCGAATATCTCAGGATAGCAATCTTCAAAAGCAATACATCTCAGCAGGACAGGAAAAAATGAACCTATTTGATATATCGCATACTGCCAAGCAGTACGAAGCCATTTACAATTCCCTATGA
- a CDS encoding NAD-dependent epimerase gives MRFLVTGVAGFIGSAVAQRLCHMGHEVVGIDNFNSYYDVKLKQARVRHIAHPALLVLDCDLADREAIARLFLTHRFERVIHLAAQAGVRYSLDNPMAYADSNLIGHLTILEGCRRHQVEHLVYASSSSVYGLNRKQPFSTRDSVDHPVSLYAATKKANELMAHTYSHLYGLPTTGLRFFTVYGPWGRPDMALFRFTEAILAGQPLEVYNHGDMRRDFTYIDDIVEGVVRIQDVVPAGQPDWNAEEGSAASSSAPYRMYNIGHGQPVKLMDFIAALENALGRQASKNFLPMQPGDVYATFAETEDLFEVTGFRPQVGIEQGVKRFVDWYLGYYGQAMKENTAAR, from the coding sequence ATGCGCTTTTTGGTAACAGGAGTGGCGGGTTTCATTGGCAGTGCAGTGGCGCAGCGTTTGTGTCACATGGGCCATGAAGTGGTGGGCATTGATAATTTCAACAGCTACTACGATGTGAAGCTGAAGCAGGCCAGAGTCCGGCATATTGCCCATCCGGCGCTCTTAGTGCTGGATTGCGATCTTGCAGACAGAGAGGCCATTGCCCGTCTGTTTCTCACCCACAGATTTGAGCGAGTCATCCACCTGGCCGCCCAGGCCGGGGTTCGCTATTCGCTGGATAACCCGATGGCGTATGCCGACAGCAACCTGATTGGCCACCTGACCATTCTGGAAGGCTGTCGTCGCCATCAGGTTGAGCATCTGGTGTACGCCTCTTCCAGCTCTGTGTATGGTCTCAATCGTAAGCAGCCTTTCTCAACCCGCGACAGCGTCGATCACCCGGTCTCTTTGTATGCCGCCACCAAAAAAGCCAATGAACTGATGGCGCATACCTACTCTCACCTCTACGGCCTGCCTACCACGGGCTTGCGCTTTTTTACGGTCTATGGCCCTTGGGGCCGGCCCGACATGGCGCTGTTTCGTTTTACTGAGGCGATCCTGGCTGGTCAGCCGTTAGAGGTCTACAACCACGGCGACATGCGGCGCGATTTCACTTACATTGATGATATCGTTGAAGGCGTGGTCCGGATTCAGGATGTCGTACCTGCTGGTCAGCCGGACTGGAACGCGGAAGAGGGCTCGGCGGCCAGCAGTTCAGCCCCCTACCGGATGTACAATATCGGCCATGGGCAGCCAGTGAAACTGATGGACTTTATTGCCGCACTGGAAAACGCTTTGGGCAGGCAAGCCAGCAAAAACTTCCTGCCGATGCAGCCGGGGGATGTGTACGCCACCTTTGCTGAAACAGAAGATTTGTTTGAGGTGACGGGATTCAGGCCACAGGTCGGCATCGAACAAGGCGTGAAGCGCTTTGTGGATTGGTATCTGGGGTATTACGGGCAAGCCATGAAGGAAAATACCGCGGCCCGCTGA
- a CDS encoding glycosyltransferase family 9 protein gives MKICIFTPHRPHFGNILTQLSFCCALRQQHPHAVITIYSKTDNSKLITECGAADELVVYNKTSFLKLVQQLRQRQFDTIYNLYPGSEKTHLAVCLSGAKEKHTLTCPSVLKNRYTSSLEMVKGNQYIGRYLLALLNQVEGSHYSPSIISQLASQPRHSMDENALTLIPGGGAGAFKRWNIEKYCAAATRIKEAKSSIKCINYILGPDEADYEDIILNHHTGDNVLIIKSPSIPELISIALQSRLTISNDCGPAHIFQMLEVPLIMIWGWETQKNTSPMHAMNEWFHSSEHSWSIIPNDETKSINSISVDKVVSLALAELGRNRI, from the coding sequence ATGAAAATTTGTATTTTTACACCGCACAGACCCCATTTTGGCAACATCTTGACCCAGTTATCGTTTTGCTGTGCGTTGCGCCAACAACATCCACATGCTGTTATTACAATTTATTCGAAAACAGACAATAGCAAACTTATTACTGAGTGTGGTGCAGCCGATGAGCTGGTTGTTTATAACAAGACCAGCTTTCTCAAACTGGTACAACAATTACGCCAGCGCCAATTTGATACCATCTACAACCTGTATCCAGGATCTGAAAAAACTCACTTAGCCGTCTGTTTATCGGGGGCAAAGGAAAAACACACTCTAACTTGCCCCTCTGTACTTAAAAACCGGTATACATCCAGTCTGGAAATGGTTAAAGGCAATCAGTACATCGGCCGCTACTTGCTCGCGTTACTGAATCAAGTCGAAGGTAGTCACTATTCCCCATCAATTATCTCGCAACTTGCGTCTCAACCCCGACACAGTATGGATGAAAATGCCTTGACACTAATTCCAGGAGGTGGTGCTGGGGCATTTAAGCGATGGAATATTGAAAAATACTGCGCAGCAGCGACCAGGATTAAAGAAGCAAAATCCAGTATTAAATGTATCAACTACATTCTGGGACCTGATGAAGCGGATTATGAAGACATAATTCTCAACCATCACACAGGCGACAATGTCCTCATCATAAAATCACCAAGCATTCCTGAATTAATCTCTATTGCGCTCCAATCCAGATTAACTATCTCGAATGATTGTGGTCCTGCACATATATTTCAAATGCTGGAAGTGCCTTTGATCATGATATGGGGATGGGAAACTCAAAAAAATACTTCACCAATGCATGCGATGAATGAGTGGTTCCATTCGAGCGAACATTCTTGGTCGATAATTCCCAATGATGAAACTAAGAGTATCAACTCAATCAGTGTGGACAAAGTCGTTTCTCTGGCACTGGCTGAACTAGGTAGAAACCGTATCTAA
- the mutM gene encoding bifunctional DNA-formamidopyrimidine glycosylase/DNA-(apurinic or apyrimidinic site) lyase translates to MPELPEVEVSRMGITPHVVGQTVVRVTVRNPSLRWPVPAELQLLQGQTIRGVTRRAKYLLLETDAGFAIIHLGMSGSLRILPAEVPPVKHDHVDVLLASGEVLRYNDPRRFGAWLWQERDSEHPVLSKLGPEPLAEGFDAGYLTERAKGKRTVIKQFIMDNQVVVGVGNIYANESLFAARIHPQTPAGQLTTERLAVLVDEIKRVLSQAIAQGGTTLKDFKQSDGKPGYFAQELQVYGKAGKPCPHCGQILNEVKIGQRATVYCSECQQS, encoded by the coding sequence ATGCCTGAATTACCTGAAGTTGAAGTCAGCCGCATGGGGATCACGCCTCATGTGGTGGGTCAGACCGTCGTTCGTGTGACGGTCCGCAATCCCAGCCTGCGCTGGCCCGTCCCCGCTGAATTACAGTTGTTACAGGGGCAAACCATTCGTGGTGTGACGCGCAGAGCCAAATATCTGCTGCTGGAAACCGATGCCGGCTTTGCCATTATTCACCTGGGCATGTCAGGCAGCTTGCGTATCTTGCCTGCCGAAGTGCCGCCGGTGAAACACGATCATGTCGATGTGCTGCTCGCCAGCGGTGAAGTACTGCGTTATAACGATCCCCGTCGTTTTGGTGCCTGGCTGTGGCAGGAGCGTGACAGCGAGCATCCTGTGCTGAGTAAGCTCGGTCCTGAGCCTTTGGCTGAGGGCTTTGATGCCGGCTACCTGACGGAAAGGGCCAAAGGTAAGCGCACCGTGATTAAACAGTTCATCATGGATAATCAGGTGGTCGTGGGCGTCGGTAACATTTACGCCAATGAATCCCTGTTTGCCGCGCGCATCCATCCGCAGACCCCGGCAGGGCAGCTAACAACTGAGCGACTGGCTGTGCTGGTCGATGAAATCAAGCGTGTGCTGAGTCAAGCCATTGCTCAGGGTGGGACGACACTGAAAGATTTCAAACAAAGTGACGGGAAGCCGGGCTACTTTGCGCAAGAGCTGCAAGTGTATGGCAAAGCGGGGAAACCTTGCCCTCATTGCGGGCAGATCCTCAATGAGGTCAAAATCGGACAGCGTGCTACAGTCTATTGTAGTGAGTGCCAGCAATCATAA
- the slmA gene encoding nucleoid occlusion factor SlmA has protein sequence MAGNKKNNRREEILQALAEMLESNQGSQRITTAKLAAQVGVSEAALYRHFPSKARMFEGLIEFIEDSITTRINRILDDEKDTMTRLRMVLQLLLVFAERNPGLTRIMTGHALMFEQDRLQSRINQLFERIETQLRQILRERKLREGRGFPIDENLLSAQLLGQVEGSYNRFVRSSFRHKPNDNFDAYWELLTNQLN, from the coding sequence ATGGCTGGCAATAAAAAAAACAACCGCCGCGAAGAAATCTTACAAGCGCTGGCTGAAATGCTGGAATCAAACCAGGGCAGTCAGCGTATTACCACAGCGAAACTGGCAGCTCAGGTCGGCGTTTCCGAAGCCGCACTGTATCGCCACTTTCCCAGCAAAGCCCGCATGTTTGAAGGCCTCATCGAGTTCATTGAAGACTCGATCACCACACGCATTAACCGTATTCTGGATGATGAAAAAGACACCATGACCCGACTGCGTATGGTGCTGCAATTGTTGCTGGTGTTTGCCGAGCGCAATCCCGGGCTCACCCGCATCATGACAGGCCACGCTCTGATGTTTGAGCAGGACAGACTCCAGTCGCGCATCAACCAGTTATTCGAGCGCATTGAAACCCAGCTGCGCCAGATCCTGCGTGAACGCAAACTGCGCGAAGGCCGCGGTTTCCCGATTGATGAAAACCTCTTATCCGCCCAGTTGCTGGGTCAGGTCGAAGGCAGTTATAACCGCTTTGTGCGCTCCAGTTTCCGCCACAAGCCAAATGACAATTTCGATGCTTACTGGGAACTGCTGACCAATCAGTTGAATTAG
- the rpmG gene encoding 50S ribosomal protein L33, protein MAKGIREKIRLVSSAGTGHFYTTDKNKRNMPGKFEIKKFDPVVRQHVMYKEAKIK, encoded by the coding sequence ATGGCTAAAGGCATTCGTGAGAAGATCCGTCTGGTATCATCTGCCGGCACAGGACACTTCTACACTACCGACAAAAACAAACGTAACATGCCAGGCAAGTTTGAGATCAAGAAATTTGATCCAGTTGTTCGCCAGCACGTTATGTACAAAGAAGCAAAAATCAAGTAA
- the radC gene encoding DNA repair protein RadC has translation MVLKHLPAEARPREKLLQRGANALSDAELLAIFLRTGLPGMNVIELAGQLLDEFGSLRALLAADCKTFCQHKGLGPAKYVQLQAVLEMSLRFLSEKLAKGEALSSPEYTRQYLSQMLRDRHREAFYVLFLDNQHRVISGEVMFEGTIDAASVYPREVVKRSLELNAAALILAHNHPSGVAEPSQADRRITQRISDALALVDIRILDHFVVGDGEVISFAERGWL, from the coding sequence ATGGTATTGAAACATTTGCCTGCGGAGGCGCGTCCCAGGGAAAAACTGTTACAGCGCGGCGCCAATGCGCTGTCGGATGCGGAGCTGCTGGCCATTTTTTTACGCACTGGTCTGCCGGGCATGAATGTGATTGAACTGGCCGGCCAGTTGCTGGACGAGTTTGGCTCTCTGCGCGCCTTATTGGCGGCGGACTGCAAAACCTTTTGTCAGCACAAAGGGTTAGGGCCAGCGAAATACGTTCAGTTGCAGGCAGTGCTGGAGATGAGTTTGCGTTTTTTATCCGAGAAACTGGCAAAAGGTGAAGCCCTCAGCAGCCCGGAGTACACGCGGCAATATTTAAGCCAGATGCTGCGTGATCGCCATCGTGAGGCATTTTATGTGTTGTTTCTGGATAACCAGCACAGGGTGATCAGCGGGGAGGTGATGTTTGAAGGCACAATTGATGCCGCCAGCGTGTATCCGAGGGAAGTGGTAAAAAGATCACTGGAACTTAATGCAGCGGCGTTGATTTTAGCGCATAATCACCCCTCAGGCGTGGCGGAGCCAAGTCAGGCCGATCGGCGAATTACTCAAAGGATCAGCGATGCGCTGGCCTTGGTAGATATTCGGATCCTCGATCATTTTGTCGTCGGAGACGGGGAAGTGATTTCTTTTGCTGAAAGAGGATGGCTGTAA
- the coaBC gene encoding bifunctional phosphopantothenoylcysteine decarboxylase/phosphopantothenate--cysteine ligase CoaBC has product MKTLAGKKILLGISGGIAAYKCAELTRRLIERGAAVRVVMTPAAKEFITPLTMQAVSGHPVADSLLAPAAEASMGHIELAKWADLVLLAPASADLIARLRAGMGNDLLTTLCLATDAPIAVAPAMNQQMYRQPATQENLSVLASWGHQIWGPASGEQACGDIGPGRMLEPMALVAEIENAFQPQDLAGVRIAITAGPTREALDPVRYLSNHSSGKMGFAIAQAAAQRGASVTLICGPVNLATPPGVARINVESAIEMHQAATEQAKAHDIFIGCAAVADFRPAEMASQKMKKQPGKDELVLKLVKNPDIIASVAALTEQRPFTVGFAAETQDVARYAQDKLQRKNLDLICANDVAQQGQGFNSENNALHLYWKNGDKALPLTDKASLGRQLMTEIINRYHAQH; this is encoded by the coding sequence ATGAAAACACTGGCAGGAAAGAAAATACTTCTGGGGATCAGCGGCGGCATCGCAGCCTATAAGTGTGCCGAGCTGACACGGCGTCTGATTGAGCGAGGCGCAGCGGTTCGCGTCGTCATGACCCCGGCCGCCAAGGAATTCATTACCCCGCTGACCATGCAGGCCGTTTCCGGTCATCCGGTGGCCGACAGCCTGCTCGCCCCCGCCGCCGAAGCCTCCATGGGCCATATTGAACTGGCAAAATGGGCCGATCTGGTGCTGCTGGCTCCCGCTTCTGCCGACCTGATTGCCCGCCTTCGCGCCGGGATGGGCAACGATCTGCTAACCACCTTATGTCTGGCGACCGATGCGCCGATTGCTGTCGCACCGGCCATGAATCAGCAGATGTATCGCCAGCCTGCCACCCAGGAAAACTTGTCTGTGCTGGCAAGCTGGGGGCATCAAATCTGGGGCCCGGCCAGCGGCGAGCAAGCCTGTGGCGATATCGGTCCAGGCCGGATGCTGGAACCGATGGCGCTGGTGGCTGAGATAGAAAACGCCTTCCAGCCGCAGGATCTGGCCGGTGTCCGCATCGCCATTACAGCCGGCCCGACCCGGGAAGCCTTGGATCCAGTGCGCTACCTCTCCAACCACAGCTCAGGCAAAATGGGCTTTGCGATTGCCCAGGCTGCTGCACAGCGTGGCGCGAGCGTTACTCTGATCTGTGGCCCGGTCAACCTTGCGACCCCGCCAGGCGTCGCCCGGATCAACGTAGAAAGCGCTATCGAGATGCATCAGGCCGCCACTGAGCAGGCCAAGGCGCATGATATTTTTATTGGTTGTGCTGCGGTGGCCGATTTTCGCCCGGCGGAAATGGCTTCACAAAAAATGAAAAAGCAGCCCGGAAAGGACGAGCTGGTACTGAAACTGGTGAAAAATCCGGATATTATCGCCAGCGTTGCAGCGCTGACTGAGCAGCGTCCGTTTACTGTGGGTTTCGCTGCCGAAACACAGGATGTCGCTCGCTATGCGCAAGACAAACTACAGCGTAAAAACCTCGACCTGATTTGTGCCAATGATGTGGCACAGCAGGGACAAGGATTTAACAGTGAAAATAATGCCCTGCACCTGTATTGGAAGAACGGTGACAAGGCACTGCCCCTGACTGACAAAGCATCACTGGGGCGCCAATTAATGACAGAAATCATCAACCGCTACCACGCGCAACACTGA